From a region of the Agrobacterium tumefaciens genome:
- a CDS encoding sensor domain-containing phosphodiesterase, giving the protein MTNDHFALRTARRMAALSLAAPIFLLLLFFASASQAFEPVKISRDDTALDLTATTDIYANQGEAFQVSTAPGPDGIRRRIEVRASSPDHQGDWAVFALANVSEEQLERVIVAPHFRLVNSKLFWPDLGSQRIIAITPSEGFALDRQPSPDADVFRITLNPGSVITFVAELSTPQLPQIYLWEPEAYKDTINAFTLYRGIVLGIAGLLAVLLTILFVVKGTSVLPASAALAWAVLAYICVDFGFLEKLITVTSSDQRIWRAGAEVALASSFVVFLFTYLNLNRWHAHLGYATFAWVVGLAVLFGVAIYDPSVASGIARVSFALTATAGIALIIYLGFNRYDRAILLVPSWALILVWLFGSWLTVTGQLDNDIVQPALGGGLVLIVLLIGFTVIQHAFAGSAYQQGLFSDLERQSLALTGSGDTVWDWDVTRDRIVTTPDISNRLGLEPGTMHGAARNWLPRLHPDDRDRFKATLDVLLDHRKGRLNHEFRIRAEDGHFHWLQIRARPVLGSNGEIIRCVGTITDITEQKNSVERLLQDAMNDNLTGLPNRQVFLDRLQSILNLSSDGESVRPTVMAIDIDRYKLVNDTLGIAAGDNILIALTRRLRRLLKPQDTLARLGGDEFGLILTSERDPQRVADFADAVNKAIMVPINFANREIILTASIGLVSWIDQQESAAGLLSDAELAMYRAKRAGGNRVEPFRPAFRTSGTDRLQMESDLRRAIERKELSLAYQPIIKLDDGGLAGFEALMRWEHPKRGNIPPSEFIPVAEASGLIEPLGMFALERAATDLMDWQHAIDKMPIFISVNISSAQLLNNELYNDVRSMLTRTRCNPQQLKLELTESVVMENPEQARLVLSKLKETGLSLAMDDFGTGYSSLAYLTRFPFDTIKLDKALVANTSDKRNVLLRSVIAMARALDMQVVAEGIETPEDAAELARMNCHYGQSFLFGTPGTAETALKLLREQFQQTKRAS; this is encoded by the coding sequence ATGACCAACGATCACTTTGCGCTCCGCACTGCTCGACGTATGGCGGCGTTGTCGCTGGCCGCACCGATCTTCTTGCTGCTGTTGTTTTTTGCCTCTGCATCGCAAGCCTTCGAACCCGTCAAGATTTCCCGTGACGACACCGCGCTTGACCTGACCGCGACCACCGACATCTACGCCAACCAGGGTGAAGCCTTCCAGGTATCGACCGCGCCGGGACCAGATGGCATCCGCCGGCGTATCGAGGTGCGCGCCAGCTCGCCAGACCACCAGGGCGACTGGGCTGTCTTTGCGCTTGCCAACGTCTCGGAAGAGCAGCTCGAGCGCGTTATCGTCGCGCCGCATTTCCGTCTGGTCAATTCCAAGCTGTTCTGGCCTGATCTTGGTTCGCAACGCATCATCGCCATCACGCCTTCGGAAGGCTTTGCGCTTGACCGGCAACCGAGCCCCGATGCTGACGTGTTCCGCATTACGCTGAACCCCGGCTCCGTCATTACCTTTGTTGCCGAGCTTTCGACACCGCAATTGCCGCAGATCTATCTGTGGGAGCCGGAAGCCTACAAGGATACCATCAACGCCTTCACCCTCTATCGCGGCATCGTGCTCGGCATTGCCGGCCTACTGGCCGTGCTGTTGACGATCCTGTTCGTCGTGAAGGGCACCTCGGTTCTACCGGCGTCGGCCGCTCTTGCCTGGGCCGTGCTTGCCTATATCTGCGTTGACTTCGGCTTTCTTGAAAAGCTCATAACCGTCACATCCAGCGATCAACGAATATGGAGGGCGGGCGCCGAAGTGGCGCTCGCCTCCAGCTTCGTGGTCTTCCTGTTCACCTATCTCAACCTCAACCGATGGCACGCACATCTTGGTTATGCGACCTTTGCCTGGGTAGTGGGCCTTGCGGTACTGTTCGGTGTGGCGATCTACGACCCTTCGGTGGCGTCGGGGATCGCGCGCGTTTCCTTCGCACTGACCGCGACGGCGGGGATCGCGCTGATCATCTATCTCGGCTTTAACCGCTACGACCGGGCTATTCTGCTCGTGCCGTCATGGGCCCTCATTCTTGTCTGGCTGTTCGGAAGCTGGCTGACAGTGACGGGGCAACTGGACAACGACATCGTGCAGCCGGCGCTTGGCGGCGGGCTGGTTTTGATCGTGCTTCTGATCGGCTTCACCGTGATCCAGCATGCCTTTGCCGGCAGTGCGTACCAGCAGGGCCTGTTCTCCGATCTGGAGCGCCAGTCCCTGGCATTGACAGGGTCTGGCGATACGGTGTGGGACTGGGACGTGACCCGTGACCGCATCGTCACCACCCCGGATATTTCCAACCGGCTTGGCCTGGAACCTGGCACGATGCATGGCGCAGCCCGCAACTGGCTGCCGCGCCTGCATCCAGACGACCGCGACCGCTTCAAGGCGACGCTGGATGTGCTGCTGGATCATCGCAAGGGACGTCTCAACCACGAGTTCCGCATCCGCGCCGAAGACGGCCATTTCCACTGGCTGCAGATCCGCGCCCGTCCGGTTCTTGGCTCGAACGGTGAAATCATTCGCTGCGTTGGCACCATCACCGATATCACCGAACAGAAAAACTCGGTCGAGCGGCTGCTGCAGGATGCGATGAATGACAACCTGACCGGCCTTCCGAACCGGCAGGTGTTCCTTGACCGCCTGCAGTCAATCCTCAACCTGTCCTCCGATGGCGAAAGCGTGCGCCCGACCGTGATGGCGATCGATATTGATCGCTACAAGCTGGTCAACGACACGCTGGGCATTGCTGCTGGCGACAACATTCTGATTGCGCTGACACGACGTCTGCGTCGCCTTCTGAAGCCGCAGGATACGCTTGCCCGTCTTGGCGGTGATGAATTCGGTCTGATCCTCACGTCGGAGCGCGATCCGCAACGTGTTGCAGATTTCGCCGATGCTGTGAACAAGGCGATCATGGTGCCAATCAATTTCGCCAATCGCGAAATCATCCTGACAGCCTCAATCGGCCTTGTCTCTTGGATCGACCAGCAGGAAAGTGCTGCCGGTCTCCTCAGCGACGCCGAACTGGCGATGTACCGGGCCAAGCGCGCCGGCGGCAACCGCGTTGAACCGTTCCGCCCGGCCTTCCGCACCTCCGGTACGGATCGTCTGCAGATGGAGAGTGATCTGCGCCGCGCCATCGAGCGCAAGGAACTCTCGCTTGCCTATCAGCCAATCATCAAACTCGATGACGGCGGGCTTGCCGGATTCGAAGCGCTGATGCGATGGGAACACCCGAAGCGCGGCAATATTCCGCCGAGCGAGTTCATCCCCGTCGCGGAAGCATCCGGATTGATCGAACCGCTTGGCATGTTCGCCCTTGAGCGTGCTGCGACCGACCTGATGGACTGGCAGCATGCCATCGACAAGATGCCGATCTTCATTTCGGTCAATATTTCCAGCGCGCAATTGCTGAACAACGAGTTGTACAACGATGTGCGCAGCATGCTGACGCGCACGCGCTGCAATCCGCAGCAGTTGAAGCTGGAACTGACGGAATCGGTGGTGATGGAAAACCCAGAACAGGCACGCCTTGTTCTGTCCAAACTCAAGGAAACCGGCCTCAGCCTTGCGATGGACGATTTCGGCACGGGTTATTCGTCGCTGGCCTATCTGACCCGTTTCCCCTTCGACACGATAAAGCTCGACAAGGCGCTGGTTGCCAATACAAGCGACAAGCGCAATGTTTTGTTGCGTTCCGTCATTGCCATGGCGCGTGCACTGGACATGCAGGTGGTGGCGGAAGGTATCGAAACACCTGAGGATGCGGCGGAACTTGCCCGCATGAACTGCCATTACGGACAGAGCTTCCTGTTTGGCACCCCGGGCACCGCCGAAACGGCACTGAAGCTGCTTCGTGAGCAGTTCCAGCAGACCAAAAGAGCTTCGTAA
- a CDS encoding GNAT family N-acetyltransferase translates to MLRFLSRHHDTPELRSDNHLLRLPRYGDFKQWHTLRSESRQFLQPWEPAWRSDELTESSFRMRVVRNGQEFSSGTAVSFLLFEKEATLLGGLTVGYIRRGAAQSCMIGYWIGERYAAQGHMSAALKLVIPYIFNGLQLHRIEAACIPENFKSIRLLENAGFQREGLLREYLKINGEWRDHVMFSLLADKQSSGGTKYDI, encoded by the coding sequence ATGCTGCGTTTTCTTTCCCGACACCATGACACGCCAGAATTGCGCAGCGACAACCACCTTTTGAGATTGCCGCGTTATGGCGATTTCAAACAATGGCACACATTGCGATCGGAGAGCCGGCAGTTTCTTCAGCCGTGGGAACCGGCGTGGCGCTCCGATGAGCTGACAGAAAGCTCGTTTCGCATGCGCGTCGTGCGCAACGGCCAGGAGTTTTCCTCCGGCACTGCCGTATCATTTCTGCTTTTCGAAAAAGAGGCGACGCTGCTCGGTGGGCTTACCGTTGGCTATATTCGCCGCGGCGCGGCGCAAAGCTGCATGATCGGCTATTGGATTGGGGAGCGATACGCCGCTCAAGGCCATATGTCTGCCGCATTAAAATTGGTAATTCCCTACATCTTTAACGGACTTCAGTTGCACCGCATCGAGGCAGCCTGTATTCCGGAAAACTTCAAAAGCATCCGGCTTCTTGAAAATGCCGGTTTCCAGCGGGAAGGTCTCTTGCGGGAATATCTGAAAATCAACGGCGAATGGCGGGATCATGTGATGTTTTCCCTTCTTGCCGACAAGCAAAGCTCCGGCGGAACGAAGTACGATATATGA